One genomic window of Solanum dulcamara chromosome 10, daSolDulc1.2, whole genome shotgun sequence includes the following:
- the LOC129869937 gene encoding outer envelope protein 64, chloroplastic-like, translated as MKSTTPAQFLHAAFSPSALQLFTPSPLHAAISFTPPSASLLHAVLSVRFDINGFVTGFGNPDWSRTHEPASQTSTVVKTLVEGGATCTGRTVVDDMAFGISGEQRHFDTPTNPAMKLLEAF; from the exons ATGAAGTCCACTACTCCAGCCCAATT TCTTCACGCCGCCTTCAGCCCTTCAGCCCTTCAGCTCTTCACGCCTTCACCGCTTCACGCCGCCATCAGCTTCACGCCGCCTTCAGCTTCACTACTTCACGCCGTCTTGAGTGTGAG ATTCGATATCAATGGATTTGTGACAGGGTTTGGGAACCCAGACTGGTCAAGGACTCACGAACCTGCTAGTCAGACGTCTACCGTGGTCAAGACACTTGTTGAAGGAGGAGCCACATGTACTGGAAGAACTGTTGTAGATGACATGGCCTTTGG TATTAGTGGTGAACAAAGACATTTTGATACTCCAACAAATCCGGCTATGAAGCTGTTGGAGGCCTTTTGA